In the Mya arenaria isolate MELC-2E11 chromosome 11, ASM2691426v1 genome, one interval contains:
- the LOC128209494 gene encoding uncharacterized protein LOC128209494 has protein sequence MGYSERHQRRIRKAIDAEERRIKARERKRKERLRKNMATQEAADGQITMFSHRMEKKRAIEKLQDALPCTPIKRCATVAAYLDHHKSPTVQCLKAQNIVTSLKERKDNELGTQVLDNLYDAISRSKIKRSDEKRAEMHTIIASVSGENISQSKAKTNLAKRLGVSVRRISGGQRLRGKVLTSDKSCWFYTKKKTRSDKISHENKKLIYEFWMSPGISRPTGNKQDVKRHRTGPKCYLSHPIHTLEKTQTDVYEEFLQTHPSSISQRAFKKLTPFFVKPVRPKDKTTCCCRYHIEFNHAFKKCMQFRKMTYTNCEQLNGGYPVFERSADMIARTLCEQPGKACLDRKCVECGVPQYLFSPNEMDESEQAPEIEWERYEYQTVKSKSNVLNRKLILVKKTTKVGSLFKHMLELLKSYPRHQFNSEWQNKQAKFIMEHIPEGDVIAIHDFSENYRCTTQKEIQSTYFQKTEVTIHVTILHRHHVQDGKLDLDRKIQEQFFVISPDLKHDHHFTYYVQQSVILEKY, from the exons ATGGGCTACTCTGAACGACATCAAAGACGAATACGCAAGGCGATTGATGCTGAGGAACGGAGAATCAAAGCAAG ggagagaaaaagaaaagaacgTTTGAGAAAGAATATGGCGACCCAAGAAGCTGCAGACGGCCAGATAACCATGTTCAGTCATAGAATGGAAAAGAAAAGAGCCATTGAGAAACTACAGGATGCATTGCCATGTACGCCCATAAAGCGATGTGCAACTGTCGCCGCCTATTTAGATCACCATAAATCTCCAACAGTGCAATGTCTGAAGGCACAAAATATTGTGACATCattgaaagaaagaaaagacAATGAATTAGGGACGCAAGTTCTTGATAATCTTTATGATGCAATTTCAAGATCAAAAATCAAACGTTCTGATGAAAAACGTGCTGAAATGCACACTATCATTGCGTCTGTGAGTGGTGAAAATATTAGCCAGtcaaaagcaaaaacaaatttggCGAAGCGCTTAGGAGTAAGCGTCAGAAGAATTTCAGGTGGTCAACGCTTACGTGGGAAAGTATTGACTTCTGACAAATCTTGCTGGTTTTACACGAAAAAGAAGACAAGATCGGACAAAATTAGTCATGAAAACAAGAAACTCATTTATGAATTCTGGATGTCACCCGGCATATCGAGACCAACAGGAAATAAGCAAGATGTCAAAAGGCATAGAACTGGTCCAAAGTGTTACTTATCCCACCCCATTCATACACTGGAAAAGACACAAACCGATGTTTATGAAGAGTTTTTACAAACTCATCCAAGTTCAATTTCTCAACGTGCATTCAAAAAGCTTACACCATTTTTTGTGAAGCCTGTAAGGCCTAAAGATAAAACAACATGTTGTTGCAGGTACCACATTGAATTTaaccatgcatttaaaaaatgtatgcaGTTCAGAAAAATGACTTATACAAACTGTGAACAGTTAAACGGTGGATATCCGGTTTTCGAACGCAGTGCTGACATGATTGCAAGAACACTCTGTGAACAGCCCGGAAAGGCCTGTCTGGATAGAAAGTGTGTTGAGTGTGGCGTTCCACAATATCTGTTCTCGCCAAACGAGATGGACGAAAGTGAGCAGGCTCCTGAGATCGAGTGGGAGCGCTACGAATATCAAACAGTTAAAAGTAAATCAAATGTGTTAAATCGGAAGCTTATTCTTGTCAAGAAAACTACTAAAGTTGGTTCATTGTTTAAGCACATGCTTGAGCTTCTGAAGTCATACCCTCGTCATCAATTTAATTCAGAATGGCAGAACAAGCAGGCAAAGTTTATAATGGAACACATACCAGAAGGCGACGTGATAGCAATACATGACTTTTCCGAAAACTATCGATGCACAACGCAAAAAGAAATTCAAAGCACTTACTTTCAAAAAACGGAAGTGACAATTCATGTAACTATATTACACAGGCATCATGTGCAGGACGGAAAATTGGATCTGGATCGAAAAATTCAAGAACAGTTTTTCGTTATATCACCAGATTTGAAACATGATCACCACTTCACATATTACGTCCAGCAATCCGTAatacttgaaaagtattaa